A genomic region of Peptoniphilus sp. ING2-D1G contains the following coding sequences:
- the spsB gene encoding signal peptidase IB (Cleavage of hydrophobic, N-terminal signal or leader sequences from secreted and periplasmic proteins; High confidence in function and specificity): MKEKKESLMNYIFMFAIAIILALLIRHFVFTSNIVSGVSMEPSFQNNDRLIALVFPLYLKDPEYSDVVIIESPIEENKEYIKRIIAKPRDNVLIENGSVYVNGNKLNEPYIEQGVETQIYNDFFWTLDENQYFVLGDNRNPGKSSDSRVFGPIEREAIKGIVKFRFWPLSKFGVIGG, encoded by the coding sequence ATGAAAGAGAAAAAAGAAAGCCTTATGAATTATATTTTTATGTTTGCAATAGCTATAATTTTAGCTTTATTAATAAGACATTTTGTATTTACATCAAACATAGTCAGCGGTGTTTCAATGGAGCCGTCTTTTCAAAATAACGACAGACTTATAGCCTTAGTATTCCCTTTATATTTGAAGGATCCGGAATACTCCGATGTTGTAATAATAGAATCTCCCATTGAAGAAAATAAAGAGTATATAAAAAGAATTATCGCAAAACCCAGGGACAATGTCTTAATAGAAAATGGTTCTGTCTATGTCAACGGAAATAAATTAAATGAGCCCTACATAGAACAGGGTGTTGAAACCCAAATATACAACGACTTTTTTTGGACCTTGGATGAAAATCAATATTTTGTGCTGGGAGATAACAGGAATCCGGGAAAATCTTCAGATTCGAGAGTTTTCGGTCCTATTGAAAGGGAAGCCATAAAGGGAATTGTAAAATTTCGTTTTTGGCCTCTTTCAAAATTCGGTGTAATAGGAGGTTAA
- a CDS encoding DNA internalization-related competence protein ComEC/Rec2 (Apparant orthologs are found in 5 species so far (Haemophilus influenzae, Escherichia coli, Bacillus subtilis, Neisseria gonorrhoeae, Streptococcus pneumoniae), of which all but E. coli are model systems for the study of competence for natural transformation. This protein is a predicted multiple membrane-spanning protein likely to be involved in DNA internalization. In a large number of bacterial species not known to exhibit competence, this protein is replaced by a half-length N-terminal homolog of unknown function, modelled by the related model ComEC_N-term. The role for this protein in species that are not naturally transformable is unknown. [Cellular processes, DNA transformation]; High confidence in function and specificity), producing the protein MSIMLLIALLLGVFVANMIKISSILCLCTIILLVVFYKRSDIKNRIYVSILIIFLVSIISVNFRNKNTLLGYVSLEGKIIQDFIDNENKFIFSDSYLNKYLIYSKEDLKIGDKVRIKGEIKLPKGKMNPYDFNYRNYLKAKGIDYIIYCDSARYLGKSFIDEVRADFREYVKSAISFLKEDNQRIVMSILLANTSYMDEMSKSDFRESGLSHVLAVSGLHICIILYVVETLLKLVRVSKIKRRLFAIILAFIYIYLIYFPIGALRSFFMFTILFMSFLGKKKYKPKDALILSAIITLLINPYAIYSPSFMLSYLSVLGILLFAKTIKSKMGSVYFKESIAITLSVSIMIIPISFYYFESYSILGIISNIFVLPIYTLAIILSYFMVIFKFAAPVISPAVDLILDGAGLLIKLINKLNFLNVNFYVGIFQVITYYLFLLLIIKRYVFIKYQAFNKSIFISSVLILIFSMFNYINKKDNFIMDFLYVDQAECTFIKNNKTNIMIDTAGSRDKNYRPGKIYTLNYLRYNSIDKIDYLFLTHFDEDHAEGLLDIIDEVEIKRAYVSYFEDNEYIKALLERGVDVYLVEKNDIINIDDNTTIEILSDSKNYRDANNKSMVFVLNHRGFKSLFTGDIYKEVEEHIYEDADLLKVAHHGSSTSSSDDFLKRTTPVYATISAGVDNYYNHPDEDVIKRLNENNILWKSTNYDGQITLKITDAEAEFTSYLEDRFKLNPWVVIGALLIVIFIYKFGDYFDVQRTLQRRYQGGLLILRI; encoded by the coding sequence ATGTCAATTATGCTTTTAATAGCCCTATTGCTGGGAGTTTTTGTGGCTAATATGATAAAAATCAGTTCGATACTTTGTCTTTGCACTATAATATTGTTAGTTGTTTTTTATAAAAGATCTGATATTAAGAATAGAATATACGTAAGCATATTGATAATTTTTCTTGTTTCAATTATTTCCGTGAATTTTAGAAACAAAAATACTCTTTTAGGCTATGTGAGTCTTGAGGGTAAAATAATACAAGATTTCATCGACAATGAAAATAAATTTATATTTTCCGATAGTTATTTAAATAAGTATTTAATATATTCAAAGGAAGATTTAAAGATAGGGGATAAGGTGAGAATTAAAGGGGAAATAAAACTTCCTAAAGGGAAGATGAATCCCTACGATTTTAATTATAGAAACTATCTAAAGGCAAAGGGGATAGACTATATAATATACTGTGACAGCGCAAGATATTTGGGGAAGTCTTTTATTGATGAGGTGAGGGCAGATTTTAGAGAATATGTAAAAAGTGCTATATCTTTTTTAAAAGAAGATAATCAGAGAATTGTAATGTCCATACTACTCGCAAACACCTCCTACATGGATGAGATGAGCAAGAGTGATTTTAGAGAGTCGGGATTGTCACATGTCCTTGCGGTGTCGGGATTACACATATGTATAATATTGTATGTTGTTGAAACTTTGCTTAAATTGGTGAGAGTGTCTAAAATTAAGAGACGATTATTCGCAATTATACTCGCCTTTATTTATATATACTTGATTTATTTTCCCATAGGGGCACTCAGATCTTTCTTTATGTTCACTATTTTATTTATGAGTTTTTTGGGAAAAAAGAAATACAAACCTAAGGATGCGCTAATTTTATCTGCAATAATAACTCTGTTGATAAATCCCTATGCGATTTATTCTCCGTCTTTTATGCTCAGTTATCTAAGTGTATTGGGGATACTTTTATTTGCAAAAACTATTAAATCAAAAATGGGTTCTGTGTATTTTAAAGAGTCAATAGCTATAACATTATCTGTATCCATAATGATTATTCCCATATCATTTTATTATTTTGAATCCTATTCAATTCTTGGAATTATTTCAAATATCTTTGTTTTACCAATTTATACGTTGGCAATAATACTTTCCTATTTTATGGTGATTTTTAAGTTTGCTGCACCTGTAATTTCTCCTGCCGTGGATTTAATACTTGATGGTGCCGGCTTACTGATAAAATTGATAAATAAATTAAATTTTTTAAATGTCAATTTCTATGTTGGAATTTTTCAAGTAATTACATATTATTTATTTTTGTTGTTGATTATAAAAAGATATGTTTTTATAAAGTACCAAGCCTTTAATAAATCTATATTTATATCTTCTGTATTAATTTTAATATTCAGCATGTTTAATTACATCAATAAAAAGGACAACTTCATAATGGATTTTTTATATGTTGATCAGGCGGAATGTACCTTTATAAAGAATAACAAAACCAATATTATGATAGATACTGCGGGAAGTCGTGATAAAAATTACAGACCAGGGAAGATTTACACTTTAAATTATCTAAGATACAATTCAATCGACAAAATAGATTACCTGTTTTTGACACACTTTGATGAAGATCATGCCGAAGGACTACTCGATATAATCGATGAGGTTGAAATAAAAAGAGCATATGTATCCTATTTTGAAGACAATGAATACATTAAAGCTTTACTGGAAAGAGGAGTGGATGTATACCTTGTAGAAAAAAATGATATAATCAACATAGATGATAATACTACCATAGAAATTCTTTCAGATTCAAAAAACTATAGAGATGCCAATAATAAATCCATGGTATTTGTGTTGAATCACAGAGGGTTTAAGAGTTTGTTCACAGGGGATATCTACAAGGAAGTTGAAGAGCATATATATGAAGATGCGGATTTATTAAAGGTTGCGCACCACGGTTCAAGTACATCTTCAAGTGATGATTTTTTAAAGAGAACGACTCCCGTTTATGCCACTATAAGTGCAGGCGTGGATAATTATTACAATCATCCCGATGAAGATGTGATTAAAAGGCTAAATGAAAATAATATTCTATGGAAAAGCACGAACTATGATGGACAAATTACTTTGAAAATAACCGATGCAGAAGCTGAGTTTACATCTTATCTTGAAGACAGATTCAAACTTAATCCTTGGGTTGTTATTGGAGCTTTGCTCATCGTAATATTTATATATAAATTTGGTGATTACTTTGATGTACAGAGAACTTTACAGAGGAGATATCAAGGGGGCTTACTTATTTTACGGATATGA
- a CDS encoding DNA polymerase III, delta subunit (DNA polymerase III, delta subunit is required for, along with delta' subunit, the assembly of the processivity factor beta(2) onto primed DNA in the DNA polymerase III holoenzyme-catalysed reaction; High confidence in function and specificity), with translation MIFLDGENLTENSLVSSCETLPVFDEKRVVVVKNMAEFTVGLKKNFYEFIDNLADFNILIFLDRNNELDKKRKFFKYFKENKRDVEFAKLKGNEVNRFVAEYFTLKGYKINTSDNMYFINKSNYNSRDINISLYDLKNEMDKLFSLADGDVVTKDMIDKSLSENIDSNIFKFLNALSSRQTERSLIEFDKLYSLNEPLQRILYMIIRQMRFMMIYKNLKEVGYNRLEIQKEIGISSYEFNKIADYSKNFKLKDLYNIHKNLTEVDNLIKTTGVNDKILIETLIISITSK, from the coding sequence TTGATTTTTTTGGACGGTGAGAATTTAACTGAAAATTCTCTTGTTTCTTCTTGCGAAACTTTGCCGGTATTTGATGAAAAAAGGGTTGTAGTTGTTAAAAACATGGCGGAGTTCACAGTAGGTTTAAAAAAGAATTTTTACGAATTTATTGATAATTTAGCTGATTTTAATATTCTTATTTTTTTGGATAGAAACAATGAATTGGACAAAAAAAGGAAATTTTTTAAATACTTCAAAGAAAATAAAAGAGATGTGGAATTTGCAAAATTAAAAGGAAATGAAGTTAACAGATTTGTTGCGGAGTACTTTACGCTTAAAGGATATAAAATAAACACCTCTGACAATATGTACTTTATAAATAAATCTAACTATAATTCAAGAGATATCAATATTTCTCTTTATGATTTAAAAAATGAAATGGACAAATTATTTTCTCTTGCAGATGGGGATGTAGTAACAAAAGACATGATTGACAAATCCCTTTCGGAAAATATCGATTCGAATATTTTCAAGTTTTTAAATGCGCTTTCATCGAGACAAACTGAAAGGTCTTTAATTGAATTCGACAAACTGTACAGTTTAAATGAACCGCTACAGAGAATATTGTACATGATAATAAGGCAGATGAGGTTCATGATGATTTATAAAAATTTAAAGGAAGTGGGATATAACAGATTGGAGATACAAAAGGAAATAGGCATAAGTTCTTATGAGTTCAATAAAATTGCAGACTACAGCAAAAATTTCAAATTAAAAGATCTGTATAACATACACAAAAATCTCACGGAAGTCGACAATTTAATAAAAACCACAGGAGTGAATGATAAAATTTTAATTGAAACTTTGATTATTTCGATCACATCAAAATAG
- the lepA gene encoding Elongation factor 4 (Required for accurate and efficient protein synthesis under certain stress conditions. May act as a fidelity factor of the translation reaction, by catalyzing a one-codon backward translocation of tRNAs on improperly translocated ribosomes. Back-translocation proceeds from a post-translocation (POST) complex to a pre-translocation (PRE) complex, thus giving elongation factor G a second chance to translocate the tRNAs correctly. Binds to ribosomes in a GTP-dependent manner; High confidence in function and specificity) → MSNRQKYIRNFSIIAHIDHGKSTLADRLIEDTGMLTKREMESQVLDSMDLERERGITIKLKAIRLVYKSKDNQEYIFNLIDTPGHVDFNYEVSRSLAACEGALVVVDASQGIEAQTLANVYLAIDQDLELVPILNKIDLPSARPDEVKKEIEDIIGLDAEDAPLISAKNGIGIDKVLEKIIEDIPAPTGDENAPLRALIFDSYYDSYKGVICYVRIGDGTVKPGDEIEMYSTGKKFEVVDVGVTTSGHMSLDKLSAGDVGYIAASIKNVKEATVGDTIIEAGKKNVQPYPGYKKVVPMVYCGIYPGEGEEYTALRDALEKLQVNDAALDFEAESSVALGFGFRCGFLGLLHMEIIQERLEREFDLNLVTTAPSVIYKVTKVDGTVMMIQNPSNLPDPTEIAITEEPIVTADIMTPTDYVGSVMELCQNRRGKFINMEYLEETRALIKYDLPLNEVIYDFFDALKSKTKGYASYDYEFKGYEESDLVKLDILINSNLVDAFSIIVHESTAYSKGRKICEKLKDVIPRHQFAIPIQAAIGNKIIARETIRALRKDVLAKCYGGDISRKRKLLEKQKEGKKRMRIVGDVEVPQEAFLTVLKFDEEK, encoded by the coding sequence ATGAGTAACAGACAAAAATATATAAGAAATTTTTCAATAATAGCTCATATTGATCATGGAAAATCAACTTTGGCCGATAGACTTATTGAAGATACCGGTATGCTCACAAAAAGAGAAATGGAGTCCCAAGTGTTGGACTCTATGGATCTCGAAAGAGAAAGAGGCATAACCATCAAGCTTAAAGCCATAAGACTTGTATATAAATCAAAGGACAACCAAGAGTATATTTTCAATTTAATTGACACTCCGGGTCATGTCGATTTTAACTACGAAGTTTCCAGATCTCTTGCCGCATGCGAAGGGGCGCTTGTCGTAGTTGATGCTTCTCAGGGTATAGAAGCTCAAACCCTTGCCAATGTATATCTTGCCATAGATCAAGACCTTGAACTTGTGCCAATACTTAACAAAATCGATCTTCCCAGTGCAAGACCCGATGAAGTGAAGAAAGAAATTGAAGATATAATCGGACTGGATGCAGAAGATGCTCCGCTTATTTCCGCAAAAAACGGAATAGGAATTGACAAAGTCTTAGAAAAGATTATCGAAGATATCCCCGCTCCCACAGGAGATGAAAATGCTCCTCTGAGAGCATTGATTTTTGATTCTTACTACGATAGCTACAAAGGTGTAATTTGTTACGTTAGAATTGGCGATGGCACGGTAAAGCCCGGCGATGAAATAGAAATGTACTCAACAGGTAAAAAGTTTGAAGTTGTCGATGTAGGCGTTACTACATCAGGTCATATGTCCTTGGATAAATTATCTGCAGGCGATGTAGGATATATAGCTGCAAGTATTAAAAATGTAAAGGAAGCAACTGTCGGCGACACTATTATTGAAGCAGGCAAAAAAAATGTGCAACCTTATCCCGGATATAAAAAAGTAGTACCCATGGTATATTGCGGTATTTATCCCGGAGAAGGTGAAGAGTATACGGCGCTTAGAGATGCCCTTGAAAAACTGCAAGTAAATGACGCAGCTTTGGATTTTGAAGCTGAAAGCTCCGTTGCCTTGGGATTCGGATTTAGATGCGGTTTTTTGGGACTGCTACACATGGAAATAATACAGGAAAGATTGGAAAGAGAATTTGATCTAAATCTTGTCACAACAGCTCCCTCAGTTATCTACAAAGTTACAAAGGTAGACGGTACGGTCATGATGATACAAAACCCGTCCAATCTGCCCGACCCTACAGAAATTGCTATTACAGAAGAGCCCATAGTGACAGCGGATATAATGACACCTACGGATTATGTGGGTTCAGTTATGGAACTTTGCCAAAACAGACGCGGAAAATTCATAAATATGGAATATTTGGAAGAAACAAGAGCTTTAATAAAATACGATTTACCCTTAAATGAAGTGATATATGATTTCTTTGATGCTCTAAAATCAAAGACTAAAGGATATGCCTCCTATGATTATGAATTCAAAGGTTATGAAGAATCCGATCTTGTAAAACTCGACATACTTATCAATTCAAATTTAGTCGATGCTTTTTCCATAATAGTTCATGAATCCACAGCCTACAGCAAAGGCAGAAAAATTTGCGAAAAACTAAAAGACGTAATCCCCAGACATCAGTTTGCAATACCAATTCAAGCAGCTATTGGCAATAAAATCATAGCCCGCGAAACTATACGTGCTCTTAGGAAAGATGTTCTCGCAAAATGTTACGGTGGAGATATTTCAAGAAAGAGAAAGTTGCTTGAAAAACAAAAAGAAGGTAAAAAACGCATGAGAATTGTCGGAGATGTGGAAGTGCCACAAGAAGCATTCTTGACCGTTTTAAAATTCGATGAAGAAAAATAA
- a CDS encoding 30S ribosomal protein S20 (Bacterial ribosomal protein S20 interacts with 16S rRNA; Family membership), which translates to MANIKSALKRIEVAKRNAARNKSIKTGIRTEIKKFEGALSAGNIQEARDLLRTVDKKLKKAAHKNVIHKNAASRKLSNLAKKLNK; encoded by the coding sequence ATGGCAAATATTAAATCAGCTTTAAAAAGAATTGAAGTGGCAAAAAGAAATGCGGCGCGCAACAAATCTATAAAAACCGGAATAAGAACAGAAATTAAAAAGTTTGAAGGGGCATTGAGTGCGGGCAATATCCAAGAAGCAAGAGACCTTTTAAGAACTGTTGACAAAAAACTTAAAAAGGCTGCGCATAAAAATGTAATCCATAAAAATGCAGCGTCCAGAAAATTATCAAACTTAGCTAAAAAACTAAATAAATAA
- a CDS encoding putative oxygen-independent coproporphyrinogen III oxidase (Experimentally determined examples of oxygen-independent coproporphyrinogen III oxidase, an enzyme that replaces HemF function under anaerobic conditions, belong to a family of proteins called HemN.his family contains a closely related protein, shorter at the amino end and lacking the region containing the motif PYRT[SC]YP found in members of the hemN family. Several species, including Escherichia coli, Helicobacter pylori, Aquifex aeolicus, and Chlamydia trachomatis, have members of both this family and the Escherichia coli hemN family; High confidence in function and specificity) produces MENLTTEQKDLSLYIHVPFCESRCHYCDFCSSVIKEDMVDKYFNCLFKEIKLYTNFLKNKNIVSIFIGGGTPSSVKSKYIIKTIEIINDFSSIVKDAEITVEMNPNSASSDKIKDYLNAGINRFSIGAQSFNDCLLKKIGRIHTKKDILTCIDLLKNADVKNFSLDLMSGLPSQRLRDVKESIKYVDFLKPNHISFYSLILEKGTYLYDNSEEYNFPDEVLDRQMYHFICKELENLNYHQYEISNFAQDGYESVHNLRYWKLKNYLGLGMSSHSNIDNTRFWNTSDFGDYFNFINSKNTAVANFETLSKKDRLNEYIMMGLRLNEGLDISYIDEKFRIEFLKEYKNSIEKNIDLHLIHIDKDNLKLTNKGKDLCNKVELDFFK; encoded by the coding sequence ATTGAAAATTTAACTACCGAACAAAAAGATCTATCTCTCTATATACATGTCCCCTTTTGCGAAAGCAGATGTCACTACTGTGATTTCTGCTCATCGGTAATAAAGGAAGACATGGTGGATAAATATTTCAACTGTCTCTTTAAGGAAATAAAACTCTATACAAACTTTTTAAAGAACAAAAATATAGTTAGCATATTCATAGGTGGAGGTACTCCCTCTTCCGTAAAGAGCAAATATATAATAAAAACAATCGAGATTATAAATGATTTTTCAAGCATAGTAAAAGATGCTGAGATTACTGTGGAAATGAATCCCAATTCCGCAAGTAGCGATAAAATAAAAGACTATTTAAATGCAGGCATAAACAGATTTTCCATAGGTGCTCAGTCCTTTAATGATTGTCTGCTTAAAAAAATAGGCAGAATACACACAAAAAAAGATATTTTAACTTGTATAGACCTTTTGAAAAATGCCGATGTTAAAAATTTCAGTCTGGATTTAATGTCAGGGCTTCCCTCTCAAAGATTAAGAGACGTGAAAGAATCTATAAAGTATGTGGATTTCCTAAAACCCAATCATATTTCCTTCTATTCGCTTATACTTGAAAAGGGGACTTATTTATACGACAATAGTGAAGAATACAATTTTCCCGATGAAGTTTTGGATAGACAAATGTACCATTTTATATGCAAAGAACTTGAAAATTTAAATTATCATCAATATGAAATTTCAAACTTTGCACAGGACGGATATGAATCCGTGCATAATCTCAGATATTGGAAATTAAAAAATTACCTGGGCTTAGGAATGTCTTCACATTCAAACATTGACAATACAAGATTTTGGAACACTTCAGATTTCGGTGATTATTTCAACTTTATTAATTCAAAGAACACTGCAGTGGCAAATTTTGAGACTTTATCAAAAAAAGACCGATTAAATGAATATATTATGATGGGATTAAGATTAAATGAGGGTCTTGATATTTCATACATTGATGAAAAATTTAGAATTGAATTTTTAAAAGAATATAAAAACTCCATAGAAAAAAACATAGACTTGCATTTAATTCATATTGATAAAGATAATTTAAAACTCACAAACAAAGGAAAGGACCTTTGCAATAAGGTTGAGCTTGATTTTTTTAAGTGA